The proteins below are encoded in one region of Streptomyces ficellus:
- a CDS encoding crotonase/enoyl-CoA hydratase family protein gives MSGTEHLTVRREGATLVLTLNRPGAKNALSLPMLVGLYDGWIEADEDDSVRSVVLTGAGGTFCAGMDLKALAGDGMAGQHHRERLKADPDLHWKAMLRHHRPRKPVIAAVEGHCVAGGTEILQGTDIRVAAESATFGLFEVRRGLFPIGGSTVRLPRQIPRTHALEMLLTGRPYPAAEAARIGLVGHVVPDGTALDKALAIAEQINACGPLAVEAVKASVYETAELTETDGLAAELKRGWPVFDTADAKEGARAFAEKRAPVYRRT, from the coding sequence ATGAGCGGTACGGAACACCTCACCGTGCGGCGCGAAGGCGCCACACTCGTACTCACCCTGAACAGACCCGGGGCGAAGAACGCACTGTCCCTGCCGATGCTCGTCGGACTGTACGACGGCTGGATCGAGGCCGACGAGGACGACTCCGTCCGCTCCGTCGTGCTCACCGGCGCCGGCGGCACCTTCTGCGCCGGCATGGACCTCAAAGCCCTCGCCGGTGACGGCATGGCAGGACAGCACCACCGGGAACGACTCAAGGCCGACCCCGACCTGCACTGGAAGGCCATGCTGCGCCACCACCGCCCCCGCAAACCGGTCATCGCCGCCGTGGAGGGCCACTGCGTGGCCGGCGGCACCGAAATCCTCCAGGGCACCGACATCCGGGTGGCGGCGGAATCGGCGACCTTCGGCCTCTTCGAAGTCCGGCGCGGCCTCTTCCCGATCGGCGGCTCCACCGTGCGCCTCCCACGCCAGATCCCCCGCACCCACGCCCTGGAAATGCTGCTCACCGGCCGCCCCTACCCGGCCGCGGAAGCCGCCCGCATCGGCCTCGTCGGACACGTCGTCCCCGACGGCACCGCCCTGGACAAGGCCCTCGCCATCGCCGAACAGATCAACGCCTGCGGCCCACTCGCCGTCGAGGCGGTCAAAGCGTCCGTGTACGAGACCGCCGAACTCACCGAAACGGACGGACTCGCCGCCGAACTCAAACGCGGCTGGCCCGTCTTCGACACCGCCGACGCCAAAGAAGGCGCCCGCGCCTTCGCCGAGAAACGCGCCCCCGTCTACCGCCGCACCTGA
- a CDS encoding terpene synthase family protein, with protein MAQPFVLPDFYMPYPARLNPHVEAARSHTRQWARRMGMLEGSGVWDENDLDSHDYALLCAYTHPDCDADALSLVTDWYVWVFFFDDHFLEVFKRTQDLAGGKAYLDRLPAFMPMDQSLETPEPVNPVEAGLADLWKRTVPSMSSAWRSRFARATEHLLNESLWELANINEGRVANPLEYIEMRRKVGGAPWSAGLVEYAAGAEVPERVADSRPLRVLRDAFSDAVHLRNDLFSYQREVEDEGENSNGVLVLERFLGCTTQEAAESVNDLLTSRLQQFENTALTEVPQLCLDQGLDPGETAAVAAYTKGLQDWQSGGHEWHLRSSRYMNENARTGPSLFSGLLGTSALDVTTLFGRPAAARTRGLSHEPHQHVGPSLLPDFDLPYRLALSPHLDEARARSLEWAGRMGLLDDIWDKRLMEGFDLALCGAGLDPDATAEELELSAEWLTWGTYGDDYYPIVFGRPRDLAGAKLCNERLTACMPVDDPEAGAAGAVSPMERALADLWARTAGPMPPEARATLRGAVDVMLESWLWELHNQAQHRVPDPVDYVEMRRLTFGSDLTMSLARLRHTHDLPRELLRSGTVRSMENAVMDYGTMVNDLFSYQKEIEVEGEVHNAVLVVQKFFDCDYPTGVRIVDDLMRGRLRQFELVKEHELPVLCERFGLGEEGRAALDAYVREMEDWLAGILHWHRNVRRYGAEDVHSGAGTARLPEREAAPVGGVPLPGGGPLPGGGPTGLGTSAARLAETFTP; from the coding sequence ATGGCACAGCCCTTCGTCCTGCCGGACTTCTACATGCCGTATCCGGCACGTCTCAATCCCCATGTCGAGGCGGCGCGTTCCCACACCAGGCAGTGGGCCCGCCGGATGGGGATGCTGGAAGGGTCGGGCGTCTGGGACGAGAACGACCTCGACTCCCACGACTACGCCCTGCTGTGCGCGTACACCCACCCCGACTGCGACGCCGACGCGCTGTCCCTGGTCACCGACTGGTACGTGTGGGTGTTCTTCTTCGACGACCACTTCCTGGAGGTCTTCAAACGCACCCAGGACCTCGCCGGTGGCAAGGCGTACCTGGACCGGTTGCCGGCGTTCATGCCGATGGACCAGTCGCTGGAGACGCCCGAGCCGGTGAACCCGGTGGAGGCGGGCCTCGCCGACCTGTGGAAGCGGACCGTGCCGAGCATGTCGTCCGCGTGGCGGTCCCGGTTCGCCCGGGCGACCGAGCACCTGCTGAACGAGTCCCTGTGGGAGCTGGCGAACATCAACGAGGGGCGCGTCGCCAACCCCCTCGAGTACATCGAGATGCGCCGCAAGGTGGGCGGCGCGCCCTGGTCGGCGGGGCTGGTGGAGTACGCGGCGGGCGCCGAGGTGCCGGAGAGGGTGGCGGACTCCCGGCCGCTGCGGGTCCTGCGGGACGCGTTCTCCGACGCCGTACACCTGCGCAACGACCTCTTCTCGTACCAGCGGGAGGTCGAGGACGAGGGCGAGAACAGTAACGGCGTCCTGGTGCTGGAGAGGTTCCTGGGCTGTACGACGCAGGAGGCCGCCGAGTCCGTCAACGACCTGCTCACCTCGCGGTTGCAGCAGTTCGAGAACACCGCGCTGACCGAGGTGCCCCAGCTGTGCCTGGACCAGGGCCTCGACCCCGGGGAGACCGCTGCGGTCGCCGCGTACACCAAGGGCCTCCAGGACTGGCAGTCCGGCGGCCACGAGTGGCACCTGCGGTCGAGCCGGTACATGAACGAGAACGCCAGGACCGGACCGTCCCTCTTCAGCGGGCTGCTCGGCACGTCCGCGCTCGACGTCACGACCCTCTTCGGCCGCCCCGCCGCCGCGCGAACGCGCGGCCTGAGCCATGAGCCGCACCAGCACGTCGGCCCCTCCCTGCTGCCGGACTTCGACCTCCCCTACCGCCTCGCGCTAAGCCCCCACCTGGACGAGGCACGGGCCCGGTCCCTGGAGTGGGCGGGCCGGATGGGGCTGCTCGACGACATCTGGGACAAGCGGCTGATGGAGGGTTTCGACCTCGCCCTGTGCGGCGCCGGACTCGACCCGGACGCCACCGCGGAGGAGCTGGAGCTCAGTGCCGAGTGGCTCACCTGGGGCACGTACGGCGACGACTACTACCCGATCGTCTTCGGGCGCCCCCGCGACCTCGCCGGGGCGAAGCTGTGCAACGAGCGGCTCACGGCGTGCATGCCCGTGGACGACCCGGAGGCCGGGGCCGCCGGGGCGGTCAGCCCGATGGAGCGGGCCCTCGCCGACCTGTGGGCACGCACCGCCGGGCCGATGCCCCCGGAGGCGCGGGCCACCCTGCGCGGGGCGGTGGACGTGATGCTGGAGAGCTGGCTGTGGGAGCTGCACAACCAGGCGCAGCACCGCGTGCCCGACCCCGTGGACTACGTGGAGATGCGGCGGCTGACCTTCGGCTCGGACCTCACGATGAGCCTCGCGCGGCTGCGCCACACCCACGACCTGCCGCGGGAGCTGCTGCGCAGTGGGACGGTGCGCAGCATGGAGAACGCGGTGATGGACTACGGCACCATGGTCAACGACCTCTTCTCGTACCAGAAGGAGATCGAGGTCGAGGGCGAGGTGCACAACGCGGTGCTGGTGGTGCAGAAGTTCTTCGACTGCGACTACCCGACGGGTGTGAGGATCGTCGACGACCTCATGCGTGGCCGGCTGCGCCAGTTCGAGCTCGTGAAGGAGCACGAACTCCCGGTGCTGTGCGAGCGGTTCGGTCTCGGTGAGGAAGGCCGGGCCGCGCTCGACGCGTACGTGCGGGAGATGGAGGACTGGCTCGCCGGCATCCTCCACTGGCACCGCAACGTACGCCGCTACGGGGCCGAGGACGTCCACTCGGGCGCCGGTACGGCCAGGCTGCCGGAACGTGAGGCGGCGCCGGTGGGTGGAGTGCCGCTCCCGGGCGGGGGGCCGCTCCCGGGCGGGGGGCCGACGGGGCTGGGGACCTCGGCCGCCCGGCTGGCGGAGACGTTCACGCCGTAG
- a CDS encoding DUF397 domain-containing protein, whose product MAETITTQQQLAGWAKPDLDLSNADWQSGSQGAGDVQIAFVEGFIAMRNGGRPESPSLIFTPAEWRAFVVNAREGEFDLT is encoded by the coding sequence GTGGCGGAGACCATCACCACCCAGCAGCAGCTCGCAGGCTGGGCGAAGCCGGACCTCGATCTGAGCAACGCGGACTGGCAGTCCGGCAGTCAGGGTGCGGGCGACGTCCAGATCGCCTTCGTCGAGGGCTTCATCGCGATGCGCAACGGCGGCCGTCCGGAAAGCCCGTCGTTGATCTTCACCCCCGCCGAGTGGCGCGCTTTCGTGGTCAACGCCAGGGAGGGGGAGTTCGACCTCACCTGA
- a CDS encoding PadR family transcriptional regulator → MTKELPATGDQRRSQLLRGVLDLCLLSLIAERPRYGYEFVEALDHSGLELVSEGSIYPLLARMERAGVVESYRAPSSSGGAPRKYYRLTTAGRDELTRGRAVWAGFTTQVGRVLNDQRKDQTGESDDDR, encoded by the coding sequence ATGACAAAGGAGCTGCCGGCGACCGGTGACCAGCGGCGCAGCCAGCTTCTGCGCGGAGTGCTCGACCTGTGCCTGCTGTCGTTGATCGCCGAACGGCCCAGGTACGGCTACGAGTTCGTGGAGGCGCTCGACCACAGCGGGCTGGAGCTCGTCAGCGAGGGCAGTATCTATCCCCTGCTCGCGCGGATGGAGCGGGCCGGGGTCGTCGAGTCGTACCGGGCCCCGTCGTCCAGCGGCGGGGCACCGCGCAAGTACTACCGGCTGACCACGGCCGGCCGGGACGAGCTGACCCGGGGCCGTGCCGTGTGGGCGGGTTTCACCACCCAGGTCGGCCGGGTCCTGAACGACCAGCGGAAAGACCAGACGGGGGAATCAGATGATGACCGATGA
- a CDS encoding thiolase domain-containing protein encodes MPHKEPVAVVGIGQTKHVAARWDVSLAGLVREAAHRALHDAELTWADIDAVVIGKAPDFFEGVMMPELYLADALGAVGKPMLRVHTAGSVGGSTALVAANLVAARVHSTVLTLAFEKQSESNAMWGLSLPVPFQQPLLAGAGGFFAPHVRAYMRRTGAPDTIGSLVAYKDRRNALKNPYAHLHEHDITLEKVQASPMLWDPVRYSETCPSSDGACALVLTDRAGAARSPRPAAWVHGGAMRSEPTMFAGKDFVSPRAGRDCAADVYRQAGITDPRREIDAVEMYVPFSWYEPMWLENLGFAAEGEGWKLTESGVTELDGDLPVNPSGGVLSTNPIGASGMIRFAEAALQVRGQAGAHQVPGARRALGHAYGGGSQFFAMWLVGTAPPAT; translated from the coding sequence GTGCCGCATAAGGAGCCCGTGGCCGTCGTCGGTATCGGCCAGACCAAGCACGTCGCCGCACGCTGGGACGTCTCCCTCGCCGGACTGGTCCGGGAGGCCGCCCACCGGGCCCTGCACGACGCCGAGCTGACCTGGGCGGACATCGACGCCGTCGTCATCGGCAAGGCCCCCGACTTCTTCGAGGGCGTGATGATGCCCGAGCTGTATCTGGCCGACGCCCTCGGCGCGGTCGGCAAGCCGATGCTCCGCGTCCACACCGCGGGCTCGGTCGGCGGTTCCACCGCGCTCGTCGCGGCGAACCTCGTCGCCGCCCGGGTCCACTCCACCGTGCTCACCCTCGCTTTCGAGAAACAGTCCGAGTCCAACGCCATGTGGGGCCTGTCGCTGCCCGTCCCCTTCCAGCAGCCGCTGCTCGCCGGAGCGGGCGGCTTCTTCGCACCGCACGTGCGGGCCTACATGCGGCGCACCGGAGCCCCCGACACGATCGGCTCCCTCGTCGCGTACAAGGACCGGCGCAACGCGCTCAAGAACCCGTACGCACATCTCCACGAGCACGACATCACCCTGGAGAAGGTCCAGGCGTCCCCGATGCTCTGGGACCCCGTCCGCTACTCCGAGACCTGCCCGTCCTCCGACGGCGCCTGCGCTCTCGTCCTCACCGACCGGGCCGGTGCGGCCCGCTCGCCGAGACCGGCCGCCTGGGTGCACGGAGGTGCCATGCGCAGTGAGCCGACGATGTTCGCGGGCAAGGACTTCGTCTCGCCACGGGCGGGCCGGGACTGCGCGGCCGACGTCTACCGGCAGGCCGGGATCACCGACCCGCGCCGGGAGATCGACGCGGTGGAGATGTACGTGCCGTTCTCCTGGTACGAGCCGATGTGGCTGGAGAACCTGGGCTTCGCCGCGGAGGGGGAGGGGTGGAAGCTCACCGAGTCGGGAGTCACCGAACTCGACGGCGACCTGCCCGTGAACCCCTCCGGCGGCGTCCTGTCCACGAACCCCATCGGCGCCTCCGGCATGATCCGTTTCGCCGAGGCGGCACTCCAGGTCCGCGGGCAGGCCGGCGCCCACCAAGTGCCCGGAGCCCGCCGTGCTTTGGGCCACGCCTATGGGGGCGGGTCCCAGTTCTTCGCCATGTGGCTCGTGGGCACCGCACCACCGGCCACCTGA
- a CDS encoding ACT domain-containing protein, protein MSGERDLSRLLAGMRPELNAGHFVFVTVDGPAVPPGLHPAVTVAESEGLTLVVPQEEADAASLPYDYVAGWITLRVHSALGAVGLTAAVSRELADAGLSCNVVAGFHHDHLFVEHDRAGDALTALRRLAERSA, encoded by the coding sequence ATGAGTGGAGAGCGTGATCTGTCCCGGCTGCTCGCCGGGATGCGGCCCGAGCTCAACGCCGGGCACTTCGTCTTCGTGACCGTCGACGGGCCCGCCGTCCCACCCGGGCTGCACCCCGCCGTCACCGTCGCCGAATCGGAGGGCCTCACCCTCGTCGTGCCGCAGGAGGAGGCGGACGCCGCCTCGCTCCCGTACGACTACGTGGCCGGCTGGATCACCCTGCGCGTCCACTCGGCGCTCGGCGCCGTCGGGCTCACGGCGGCCGTCTCGCGGGAACTCGCCGACGCCGGACTGAGCTGCAACGTCGTGGCCGGCTTCCACCACGACCACCTCTTCGTCGAGCACGACCGTGCGGGCGACGCCCTCACCGCCCTGCGCCGCCTGGCGGAACGCTCCGCCTGA
- a CDS encoding Zn-ribbon domain-containing OB-fold protein: MTSPPAPQTLRAPLVVEFPFTRSLGPVQSAFLTGLRERTVLGVRTTAGTVLVPPVEYDPVTAEGIRDLVEVAPTGTVTTWAWNPAPRRGQPLDRPFAWVLVRLDGADTSLLHALDAPGGPGAVRTGMRVRIRWAPDRAGAITDIACFEPYDGEESRQPRPHTGRFTDPVTGIVAPARLDYTYTPGRAQSAHLDALADRRIVGERCPSCHKVYVPPRGACPTCGVATTERVEVGPRGTVTTFCIVNIKAKNLDIEVPYVYAHIALDGADLALHGRIGGIPYDQVRMGLRVEPVWTGEGRHPDHYRPTGEPDADYDTYKELL; this comes from the coding sequence ATGACCTCCCCGCCCGCGCCACAGACCCTTCGCGCCCCACTCGTCGTGGAGTTCCCCTTCACCCGCTCGCTCGGTCCCGTCCAGTCGGCCTTCCTTACCGGCCTGCGGGAACGCACCGTCCTCGGTGTCCGCACCACCGCCGGCACGGTCCTGGTGCCGCCTGTCGAGTACGACCCGGTCACCGCCGAGGGGATACGCGACCTGGTCGAGGTCGCCCCGACCGGCACCGTCACCACCTGGGCCTGGAACCCGGCCCCGCGGCGCGGTCAGCCGCTGGACCGTCCCTTCGCCTGGGTCCTGGTCCGGCTGGACGGCGCCGACACCTCCCTCCTGCACGCGCTCGACGCGCCCGGTGGCCCCGGGGCCGTGCGCACCGGGATGCGCGTCCGCATCCGCTGGGCGCCCGACCGGGCCGGCGCCATCACCGACATCGCCTGCTTCGAACCGTACGACGGCGAGGAGTCCCGCCAACCGCGCCCCCACACCGGGCGGTTCACCGATCCCGTCACCGGCATCGTCGCACCCGCCCGCCTCGACTACACCTACACTCCCGGCCGCGCCCAGAGCGCCCACCTCGACGCCCTCGCGGACCGGCGGATCGTCGGTGAACGCTGCCCCTCCTGCCACAAGGTGTACGTACCGCCCCGCGGCGCCTGCCCGACCTGCGGCGTCGCCACCACCGAACGGGTCGAGGTCGGCCCCCGCGGCACCGTCACCACCTTCTGCATCGTCAACATCAAGGCCAAGAACCTCGACATCGAGGTGCCCTACGTCTACGCCCACATCGCCCTCGACGGCGCCGACCTGGCCCTGCACGGACGCATCGGCGGCATCCCCTACGACCAGGTGCGGATGGGCCTGCGTGTCGAACCGGTGTGGACGGGGGAGGGCCGCCATCCCGATCACTACCGGCCCACTGGTGAACCGGACGCCGACTACGACACCTACAAGGAGCTGCTGTGA
- a CDS encoding RNA-binding S4 domain-containing protein → MAAHEGNPTARVDSWIWAVRLTKTRSQAASACRAGHVRVNGDRAKPAQPVKAGDEVRLFHAGRERIVEVKQVLTKRVGAPVAAEAYVDNSPPPPPREHVALAGVRDRGAGRPTKRERRELDQLRGTRPS, encoded by the coding sequence ATGGCAGCACACGAAGGGAACCCGACCGCACGCGTCGACAGTTGGATCTGGGCCGTGCGCCTCACGAAGACCCGCTCCCAGGCGGCCTCCGCCTGCCGCGCGGGGCACGTACGCGTCAACGGCGACCGCGCCAAGCCCGCCCAGCCGGTGAAGGCGGGCGACGAGGTCCGGCTGTTCCACGCGGGCCGTGAGCGCATCGTCGAGGTGAAGCAGGTGCTCACCAAGCGCGTCGGCGCCCCCGTGGCCGCCGAGGCGTACGTCGACAACAGCCCGCCCCCGCCGCCCCGCGAACACGTCGCCCTGGCGGGCGTCCGCGACCGTGGCGCCGGGCGCCCCACCAAGCGGGAGCGCCGCGAACTGGACCAGCTCCGCGGCACGCGCCCGTCCTGA
- a CDS encoding thiolase domain-containing protein: MTPPAGDIAIVAFAQSDHRRRTDDVSEVEMLMPVLHEVLERTGLKAGDVGFTCSGSSDYLAGRAFSFTMALDGVGAWPPISESHVEMDGAWALYEAWVKLLTGEADTALVYAYGKSSAGEVRDVLTRQLDPYYLAPLWPDSVSLAALQAQALIDAGETDGPALAAIAARSRSSAAENNPHAQLTGVRPHGDHLVHPLRTGDCPPVGDGAAAVVLAAGRRARELCDRPAWIRGIDHRIEAHGLGVRDLTDSPSTRLAAQRAGAFERPADTAELHAPFTSQEVVLRKALRLDDTVRVNPSGGALAANPVMAAGLIRLGEAAAAIHRGTSDRALAHATSGPCLQQNLVAVLEGEPRAA; the protein is encoded by the coding sequence GTGACGCCGCCCGCCGGGGACATCGCGATCGTCGCCTTCGCCCAGAGCGACCACCGGCGGCGCACGGACGACGTCTCCGAGGTCGAGATGCTCATGCCGGTCCTGCACGAGGTGCTGGAGCGGACGGGCCTGAAGGCCGGCGACGTCGGCTTCACCTGCTCCGGCTCCTCGGACTACCTCGCGGGCCGCGCCTTCTCCTTCACCATGGCACTGGACGGCGTCGGGGCCTGGCCGCCCATCTCCGAGTCCCACGTCGAAATGGACGGCGCCTGGGCGTTGTACGAGGCCTGGGTGAAGCTGCTGACCGGCGAGGCGGACACCGCCCTCGTCTACGCCTACGGCAAGTCCTCCGCCGGCGAGGTCCGGGACGTGCTCACCCGCCAGCTCGACCCGTATTACCTCGCCCCCCTCTGGCCCGATTCCGTCTCGCTCGCCGCGCTCCAGGCACAGGCGCTGATCGACGCGGGGGAGACCGATGGGCCCGCGCTCGCCGCCATCGCCGCCCGCAGCCGGTCCTCGGCCGCGGAGAACAACCCGCACGCCCAGCTCACCGGAGTCCGCCCGCACGGCGACCACCTGGTCCACCCGCTGCGCACCGGTGACTGCCCGCCCGTCGGCGACGGCGCGGCGGCCGTCGTCCTCGCCGCCGGGCGCCGGGCACGGGAGCTGTGCGACCGGCCCGCCTGGATCCGCGGCATCGACCATCGCATCGAAGCGCACGGCCTCGGCGTGCGCGACCTCACCGACTCGCCCTCCACCCGCCTCGCCGCACAGCGTGCCGGTGCCTTCGAACGCCCCGCCGACACCGCCGAACTGCACGCCCCGTTCACCTCCCAGGAGGTCGTCCTGCGCAAGGCGTTGCGGCTCGACGACACGGTCCGCGTGAACCCCTCCGGGGGCGCCCTCGCCGCCAACCCCGTCATGGCGGCCGGCCTCATCCGGCTCGGCGAAGCCGCGGCCGCCATCCACCGGGGCACCTCCGACCGGGCGCTCGCCCACGCCACCTCCGGCCCCTGCCTCCAGCAGAACCTGGTCGCCGTCCTGGAAGGAGAGCCCCGTGCCGCATAA
- a CDS encoding acyl-CoA synthetase, producing MEYNLADLFESVVDVVPDREALVHIDHPGTGAERRLTYAELDAAANRLAHHLLGAGLRPGEHLGLHLYNGVEYVQTVLACLKARIVPVNVNYRYMEEELVYLYRDADLAALVFDAEFTDRVAAALPRTEKLRHLVRVGTPPRGAPDTRCTAFTEAVAAGSPERGFGPRSGDDLFIIYTGGTTGMPKGVMWRQEDLFFSGLGGGAPTGEPVKCPEELAERVAAGGEGIAFFPTPPLMHGTSTLTAFIGFNFGQRVVLHSRFVPHEVLRTMEKERVTSVSLVGDAMLRPLIDALSGPLRGVDLSSLFSVSSSGAIMSETVREQFLALVPHVMLLNNFGSSESGFNGTATDDSGPEKGFRLRVNGRTQVVDPATCAPVAPGEVGRIAQRGHVPLGYYNDPVKTAETFFRRGGERWVLLGDMATVDDDGVVTVLGRGSQCINTGGEKVYPEEVEQALKAHPDVYDALVAGVPDPRWGHHVAAVVELRAGARPPSLDDIRHHCRARLAGYKVPRQLVITHRIQRSPSGKADYRWARAVAVEAVEAAEESGSGRGTALTERS from the coding sequence GTGGAGTACAACCTTGCCGACCTGTTCGAGTCGGTCGTGGACGTGGTCCCGGACCGTGAGGCGCTCGTCCACATCGACCATCCCGGGACGGGTGCGGAGCGCCGGCTGACGTACGCGGAGCTGGACGCCGCCGCCAACCGGCTCGCGCACCACCTGCTCGGCGCCGGGCTGCGGCCGGGTGAGCACCTGGGGCTGCACCTGTACAACGGCGTCGAGTACGTCCAGACGGTGCTGGCCTGCCTGAAGGCGAGGATCGTGCCGGTGAACGTCAACTACCGGTACATGGAGGAGGAGCTGGTCTACCTCTACCGGGACGCGGACCTGGCGGCGCTGGTGTTCGACGCCGAGTTCACGGACCGGGTCGCGGCCGCGCTGCCCAGGACGGAGAAGCTGCGTCACCTGGTACGGGTGGGGACACCGCCCCGGGGCGCCCCGGACACCCGGTGCACCGCCTTCACGGAGGCGGTGGCGGCCGGTTCGCCGGAGCGGGGCTTCGGACCGCGTTCGGGAGACGACCTGTTCATCATCTACACCGGTGGCACCACGGGCATGCCCAAGGGGGTGATGTGGCGCCAGGAGGACCTGTTCTTCTCCGGGCTGGGCGGTGGTGCGCCGACCGGGGAGCCGGTGAAGTGCCCCGAGGAACTGGCCGAGCGGGTCGCGGCGGGTGGCGAGGGCATCGCCTTCTTCCCCACTCCCCCGCTGATGCACGGCACGTCGACGCTGACCGCGTTCATCGGCTTCAACTTCGGGCAGCGGGTGGTCCTGCACAGCAGGTTCGTTCCGCACGAGGTGCTGCGGACGATGGAGAAGGAGCGGGTGACCAGTGTGTCGCTGGTCGGCGACGCCATGCTGCGGCCGCTGATCGACGCGCTGAGCGGTCCGCTCCGGGGCGTCGACCTGTCGTCGCTGTTCAGTGTGTCGTCGTCGGGCGCGATCATGTCGGAGACGGTGCGTGAGCAGTTCCTGGCCCTGGTCCCGCACGTGATGCTGCTGAACAACTTCGGCTCGTCGGAGTCGGGTTTCAACGGCACGGCGACGGACGACTCGGGCCCGGAGAAGGGGTTCCGGCTGCGGGTCAACGGGCGTACGCAGGTGGTCGACCCGGCGACGTGCGCACCGGTGGCGCCGGGCGAGGTGGGGCGGATCGCCCAGCGCGGCCACGTCCCGCTCGGCTACTACAACGACCCCGTCAAGACGGCCGAGACGTTCTTCCGGCGCGGCGGCGAGCGGTGGGTGCTGCTCGGCGACATGGCGACGGTCGACGACGACGGCGTCGTGACCGTTCTCGGGCGCGGTTCGCAGTGCATCAACACGGGCGGCGAGAAGGTGTACCCGGAGGAGGTCGAGCAGGCGCTCAAAGCCCATCCGGACGTGTACGACGCGCTGGTCGCGGGCGTGCCGGATCCCCGGTGGGGCCACCATGTGGCGGCGGTGGTCGAGCTGCGGGCGGGCGCGCGGCCGCCTTCCCTGGACGACATCCGGCATCACTGCCGGGCCCGGCTGGCCGGGTACAAGGTGCCCCGTCAGCTGGTGATCACGCACCGGATCCAGCGCTCGCCCAGCGGCAAGGCGGACTACCGCTGGGCCCGGGCGGTGGCGGTCGAGGCGGTCGAGGCAGCGGAGGAAAGCGGAAGCGGCCGGGGAACGGCCCTGACCGAACGGTCCTGA